In the Quadrisphaera setariae genome, TCGCGGGTGCTGTGGTCGCCTTCGCCGGGCTCGCCCCGGGCGACGCCGTGGCGGACCTGTACGCCGGTGCGGGGCTGCTCACCGCGGCCCTCGCCGAGGAGGTCGGCGAGCAGGGGCGCGTCGTCAGCGTCGAGGGTGACGCCCGCGCCGTGGCCGACGCCCGCCGCAACCTGCGCGACCTCCCGCAGGTGCGCGTGCTCCCCGGACGCGTGGACCGGGCGCTGTCCGCGCTGGCTGCGGACGGCGAGTCCGTCGACGTCGTGGTGCTCGACCCGCCCCGCGTCGGCGCCCGCCGCGGCGTGCTGGAGCGGGTGGCCGCACTGGCGCCCCGCACCGTGGTCCACGTCGCCTGCGACCCGGCGGCGCTGGCCCGCGACGTCGCCGTCCTCGCCGAGCTGGGCTACCGCCTCGACGCGCTGCGCGCGTTCGACCTGTTCCCGCAGACCCACCACGTGGAGGCCGTCGCGCGCTTCGCGCGCGCCTGAGGGGTTCGCGCTCCGTGCGCCCCTGACGGCCCCCGCGGGGGCCGTCAGGGGGAGACGGTCTCCAGCTGCGGCACCAGCTGCTCCAGCGCGTACTGGGTGGCCAGCGTGGTGCCGAGGGAGAACGCCGAGCTCGTGTCCCCGTCGATGACGAGCGCGTGCTCCGCGGTCACGGCGGGCAGCGCGTTCCAGGCGGCGTCGCCGGTGATGTCGGTGGTGGGGATGAAGATCGGGAAGGCGACGACGACGTCGGCGTCGAGCAGGTCCAGCTGCTCGGTGGAGACGTCGACGCTGAACCCGCCGCTGTTGGCGGGCAGCGCCGCGATCTTCGGGTTCTGCTGGAAGCCGAGGGCCTCCATGAACTCCACGCGCCCGCCCAGCGGGTCCGTGCCCTCCCCGCCCGGCGCTGCGACGTAGGCGCCCCACCCGTTGGAGGTCTTCGTGGCCACGGTGGCGGTGCGGCCCTTCCACTGCGGGTGGTCGGCGGCGGCCTGCTCGAAGGCGGCGCGCAGCTCCTCGAGCAGCTGCTGGCCCTCGGCCTGCTTGCCCAGGGCGGTGGAGACCAGCTCCACCTGCTGGCCCGTGGTGGTGAGGTAGCTGTCGCCGCCGGTGGGCACGCCGACGGTCTTCGCGATCTGCGAGAGCCGCTCGTAGCGGGCCTGGTCGCCGGAGCTCTTGGTGTCGAGGATGAGGTCGGGCTTGAGCGCGGCGATCGCCTCGTAGGACGGCTCCAGCGTCTCGATGATCACCGGCGCCGTCGTGTAGAGCCCCTTCGCCCACGGGCCGACGCCCTCGCCGCCGAAGCCCAGCCAGTCGGAGGCGCCGACGGGCTGCACGCCCAGGGCGAGCGCCGTCTCGGCGTCCCCCCAGCCCAGGGCGACGACGCGCTGCGGAGCGGCGGTGATGGTCACGTCGCCGAACTTCGTCTGCACGGTGGCGGGGAACGCCCCGCCAGCAGAGCCCGCCGCGCCGGAGGGGACCGCGCTGGAGGCGCCCTCGGAGGCGGTGCTCCCGGAGGAGCACGCGGCGAGCGCCGCGGCGATCGCGGAGGCGGGGACGAGGGCGAGCAGGTCGCGGCGGCGCACGAGGGTCTCCAGGTGTCGGACGGGCTGGGGACGACGACGAGCGCCGCCGAGATCTCCCCTGTGAGGTCAGGCTAACCTCACGCCTGTGAGGACGGCATGACCAGGGCACGACGGCGCCGCGCGGCGCTGCTCGTGCTGGCCGCCGGACTCGTCGTTGCGGTCTGGCTGAGCCTGGCCGTCGGCTCGCGCCAGGTGCCCGTCGGTGCTGTCGTCGACGCACTGGCCTCGGCGCTGCGCGGTGGCAGCGCGCCGGTGGGCACGGACGCCTCCGTCGTCGTCGACCAGCGGCTGCCCCGGACGGTGCTCGGCCTGGCGGCCGGGGCCGCCCTGGGGGTCTCGGGCGCCCTGGTGCAGGCCGTGACGCGCAACCCCCTGGCCGACCCGGGCATCCTCGGCGTCACCGCCGGGGCGTCGTTCGCCGCCGCGGTCGCGGTGGGCGTGCTGGGGGCCTCGGCCACGGGCGGCGGCGTGTGGGCGGCGCTGCTGGGCGCCCTGCTCGCCACCGTCCTCGTGCAGCTGGTCGGCGCCTCGGCGCCGGGCAGCGGCGGGCGCGGCTCACCGGTGCAGCTGCTGCTGGCCGGACTGGCGCTCGGAGCGGTGCTCGCGGGCCTGACGTCGGCGCTGCGCCTGTCCGACCCGCGGGCCTTCTCGGCGCTGGTGGTGTGGGAGAGCGGGAACCTCGCCGACCGCGGCTGGGCCGGGCTCGAAGCGGTCTGGCCGCTGCTGGCCGCCGGGCTGGTGGTGGCGCTGGCGCTGGCCCCGGCGCTCAACGCCGTGGCCCTCGGGGACGACCTCGCCCAGGCCCTCGGCGCGCGGGTCTGGCTGGTGCGCGTCGCAGCCGTGGGAGCGGTGGCGCTGCTGGCGGGCGGCGCGACCGCGGCGGCCGGGCCGATCGCCTTCGTCGGGCTCGTGGTGCCGCACGTCGTCCGCTGGGCGGTCGGACCCGACCAGCGCTGGCTGGTGGCCTGCTGCGCCTTCGCGGCGCCGGTGCTGCTGCTCCTGGCCGACGTCGTCGGCCGCGTGGTGCTGCGCCCGGGGGAGCTGCCCGCCGGCGTGGTCACCGCCGCCCTCGGCGCCCCCGTGCTCGTCGCGCTGGTCCGCCGCCAGCGGGTGCCCGCCCCGTGAGCGCGCCGACCGCTCTCAAGGGTGGCCGCCTGCCGCTGGTCGGCCTGCGGGTGCACCGCAGGCCGCTGGTCGTCGGCCTCCTGGTGGCCGCCGCGTGCGCCGCGCTCGCCGTCATCGCCCTCGGCACCGGTGACTACCCGCTCACCCCTGCGCAGGTGCTCACCGCCGCCCTGGACCCCGGCGCCGGGTTCGAGCGCACGATCGTGCTCGAGTGGCGGCTCCCGCGCGTGCTGGCGGCCCTCGCGTTCGGCGCCGCGCTGGGCGCCTCCGGGGCGGTGTTCCAGTCGCTCACGCGCAACCCGCTGGGCTCGCCCGACGTCATCGGCTTCTCCACCGGCGCGTACACCGGGGCGCTGCTCTCGCTCACCGTGCTGACCGGCGCCAGCGCCTCCTTCTCCGCCACCACCGGCTCGGCCACCGGCTCCACCGGTGGCGGGGTCTCCACGACCGTCGGTGCGCTGGCGGGCGGCATGCTCACCGCCGCCGCCGTCTACGCCCTCGCCCGCGTGCACGGCTCGGTGCAGGGGTACCGCCTCGTCGTCGTCGGCATCGCCGCCACGGCGGTGCTCCACGCCGCGAACACCTACCTGCTGCTGCGCGCCCAGACCGAGGTGGCCATGGCCGGCGCGGTCTGGGGCGCCGGCTCCCTGTCGCTGGTGGGCTGGGACGACCTGCGGTGGGCGCTCGCGGTGCTGGTCGTCCTGCTGCCGCTGCTGGCCCTGCTCTCGACGGCGCTGCGACAGCTGGAGCTCGGCGACGACGCCGCCGGCGCCCACGGCGTCCCCGTGGAGCGGGCGAGGCTGGCGCTCGTCGTCGTCGGCGTCGCCCTGGTGTCGGTGGTGACCGCGAGCACCGGGCCGATCGCCTTCGTGGCGCTCGCCGCGCCGCAGGTCGCGCGGCTGGCGATGCGCGGGGCGGGTCTGCCGCTGACGGGGTCGGCGCTGGTGGGGTCGCTGCTGCTGCTCTCGGCGGACCAGGTGGCCCAGCGGTTCGCCTCCGGGGTGCCCGTGGGCGTGGTGACGGTGGTGGGCGGTGGGGTGTACCTGCTGGTGCTGCTGCTGGTCCGCGGCCGGCCGAGGGGGAGGGGAGCGGTGTGAGCGAGCAGGCGGGCCGGGGAGGCCAGGCCGGTCGTGGGGAGGCGAGGCTCAGGGCCGAGCACCTGCGCCTGGGGTACGAGGGCCGGGTCGTGGCCGAGGACCTCTCCCTCGTGGTGCCCGACGGGTCCTTCACCGCGGTGGTCGGCCCCAACGCCTGCGGCAAGTCGACGCTGCTGCGCGCCTTCTCGCGGCTGCTGCGCCCGCAGGGCGGGTCGGTGCTGCTCGACGGCCGGGTGCTGGCCGGCTACAGGCCCAAGGAGGCGGCTCGGCGCATCGGGCTGCTGCCCCAGTCGGCGAGCGCGCCCGAGGGCATCACCGTGGGCGACCTCGTGGCCCGCGGCCGCTACCCCCACCAGGGGCTGGTGCGGCAGTGGTCGGCGGCCGACGAGGTGGCCGTGGCCGACGCGATGGTCGCCACCGGCGTCGACGAGCTGCGCGACCGGCTGGTGGAGGAGCTCTCCGGCGGCCAGCGCCAGCGGGTGTGGGTGGCGGTGGCCCTGGCGCAGCAGACCCCGCTGCTGCTCCTCGACGAGCCGACCACCTTCCTCGACATCGCCCACCAGGTCGAGCTGCTCGACCTCTTCGCCGACCTGCACGAGGCGGGGACGACGGTGGTGGCCGTCCTGCACGACCTCGGCCACGCCGCGCGCTACGCCACCCATCTCGTGGTGGTGGACGCCGGCGACGTGGTGGCCGCCGGGCCGCCGGCGGACGTGCTCACGGCGGAGCTGGTCGAGCGCGTGTACGGCCTCGCGTGCGTCGTCGTCCCCGACCCCGTGACCGGGACGCCGCTGGTGGTGCCGCGCGGCCGGGAGGAGCGCCGCTCCCGCTGACGCCCGCTGCGGCCGCTGGGGGCCGTTGACCCGACGAGGTATCTTGAGCTCAAGGTACTTCAGCCAGCCATGCCCGATGACGAGTGATCACCAGGCGTGGGCGAGGATGGTCTGCGGTCACCGGAGATCGGGTCGAGCGGGAGGACGGGCATGAGCTCGGGAAGCACGAAGAGCACCAGCGTCGACAGCTTCGGAGCGAGGGGCGAGCTGCAGGTCGGCTCCAAGAGCTACGAGCTCTACCGCCTCTCCGCGGTGGAGGGCGCCGCTGACCTGCCCTTCAGCCTCAAGGTGCTGCTGGAGAACCTCCTGCGCACCGAGGACGGCGCCAACACCACCGCCGAGCACGTGCGCGCGCTCGCCGGGTGGGACCCCTCGGCGGAGCCGGACACCGAGATCCAGTTCACCCCCGCGCGCGTGGTGATGCAGGACTTCACCGGCGTGCCCTGCATCGTCGACCTCGCCACCATGCGCGAGGCCGTCGCCGAGCTCGGCGGAGACCCGTCCAAGGTCAACCCGCTGGCGCCGGCCGAGCTGGTCATCGACCACTCCGTCATCGTCGACGTCTTCGGCCGCCAGGACGCGTTCGAGCGCAACGTCGAGATCGAGTACGAGCGCAACGGCGAGCGCTACCAGTTCCTGCGCTGGGGCCAGGGCGCCTTCGACGACTTCAAGGTCGTCCCCCCGGGCACCGGCATCGTCCACCAGGTCAACATCGAGCACCTGGCGCGCGTGGTGTACTCGCGCCAGAGCGGCGACGGTGTTGAGACGGTGTACCCCGACACCTGCGTCGGCACGGACTCCCACACGACCATGGTCAACGGCCTGGGCGTGCTCGGTTGGGGCGTCGGCGGCATCGAGGCCGAGGCCGCGATGCTCGGCCAGCCCGTCAGCATGCTCATCCCGCGCGTCGTGGGCTTCAAGCTCACCGGCGAGATCCCCGCCGGCGCCACCGCCACCGACGTCGTCCTCACCATCACCGAGCAGCTGCGCAAGCACGGCGTGGTCGGCAAGTTCGTGGAGTTCTACGGCGAGGGCGTGTCCGCCGTGCCGCTGGCCAACCGCGCCACCATCGGCAACATGAGCCCCGAGTTCGGCTCCACCTGCGCCATCTTCCCCGTGGACGACATCACGCTCGACTACCTGCGCCTCACCGGCCGGTCGGACGAGCAGGTCGCGCTGGTGGAGGCGTACGCCAAGGAGCAGGGCCTCTGGCACGACCCGAAGGCCGAGCCGCGCTTCTCCGAGAAGCTCGAGCTGGACCTGTCCACCGTGGTGCCCTCCATCGCCGGCCCGAAGCGCCCCCAGGACCGCATCGAGCTGTCCGCGTCCAAGGCCGCGTTCCGCAAGGTGCTGCCGAACTACGTCAGCGCCGACGACGACGCAGCCGCGGGCGACGCCGTGGACGCCACCGCGGGGACCTCGCAGGACGAGGCGCTCGAGGAGACCTTCCCGGCCTCCGACGCCCCCTCGGGCTCGGGCGGGAACGGTGCCGCTCCGGTGCACTCCGGCGGTGACCTGCCCACCCCGGACGGCCGCCCCTCCAAGAAGGTGCCCGTCAGCGTGGGCGGCGGGTCGACCTTCGACCTCGACCACGGCCACGTGGTGATCGCCGCGATCACCTCGTGCACCAACACGTCCAACCCCTTCGTCATGGTCGGCGCCGGCCTGCTGGCCCGCAACGCCGTCGAGAAGGGCCTGTCGGTCCGCCCCTGGGTGAAGACCTCCATGGCGCCCGGCTCCAAGGTCGTCACCGACTACTACGAGCGCGCGGGCCTGGTGCCCTACCTCGAGAAGCTCGGCTACCACCTGGTGGGCTACGGCTGCACCACCTGCATCGGCAACTCCGGTCCGCTGCCGGAGGAGATCTCCGCCGGCGTGCAGGAGGGCGGCCTCGCCGTCGCCGCGGTGCTCTCGGGCAACCGCAACTTCGAGGGGCGCATCAACCCCGACGTCCAGCTCAACTACCTGGCGTCCCCGCCGCTGGTCATCGCCTACGCGCTGGCCGGCACGATGGACTGGGACCCGGAGACCGACCCGATCGGCACCGGCTCCGACGGCCAGCAGGTCTTCCTCGAGGACATCTGGCCGTCCGCGGCCGAGGTGGCCGAGGTGGTGGGCACCTCCATCACCCAGGAGATGTTCGCCAAGGACTACGCCGACGTCTTCGCCGGTGACGAGCGCTGGCAGTCGCTGCCCACGCCCGACGGCGACGTCTTCAGCTGGGACGGCGAGTCGACCTACGTCCGCAAGCCCCCGTACTTCGAGGGCATGCAGACCGAGCCGTCGCCGGTCTCCGACATCACCGGCGCCCGCGTGCTGGCCAAGCTGGGCGACTCGGTCACCACCGACCACATCAGCCCGGCCGGGTCCATCAAGGCCGACAGCCCCGCTGGCCGCTACCTCGCCGAGCACGGCGTGGACCGCAAGGACTTCAACTCCTACGGCTCCCGCCGCGGCAACCACGAGGTGATGATCCGCGGCACGTTCGCGAACATCCGCCTGCGCAACCAGCTCCTCGACGACGTCGCCGGTGGCTTCACCCGCGACTTCACCGTCGAGGGCGGCCCGCAGGAGACCATCTACGACGCCGCGCAGCACTACGCCGCGCAGGGCACCCCGCTGGTGGTGCTCGGTGGCAAGGAGTACGGCTCGGGCTCCTCGCGCGACTGGGCCGCCAAGGGCACGACGCTGCTCGGCGTCAAGGCTGTCATCACCGAGAGCTTCGAGCGCATCCACCGCTCGAACCTCATCGGGATGGGCGTGCTGCCGCTGCAGTTCCCCGAGGGCGAGTCGGCCGACTCCCTGGGCCTGGACGGCACGGAGACCTTCGACATCACCGGGGTCACCGAGCTGAACTCCGGGACGACGCCGCGCACCCTGAAGGTGACGGCCACCAAGGAGGACGGCACGGTCACCGAGTTCGACGCGCGCCTGCGCATCGACACCCCCGGTGAGGCTGACTACTACCGCAACGGCGGCATCCTGCAGTACGTGCTGCGGAGCCTCCTGAGCGCCTGACCAGCGCTTCCGGTCTGACGCAGAGGCCGGTCCGGCGTCCCCGCGAGGGGGCGCTCGGGCCGGCCTCTCTCCGTCTGTCGTCGTCGCGCACCCGGTGAGGCTGGGGGCTACTCCTTCACTGCGCCCTCGGCGCTCGCCATGATGCGCTTCTGGAAGACGAAGAACAGCACGGCCACGGGGATGGTCATGAGCAGCGCCGCCGCCAGCTTCAGCGGGTACTGGTTCGACTGCCCCTGGCCGCCCGAGGCGAGCTGCGCGACCAGCTTGGTGAGGGTGATGAGGTCGGGGGAGTTGGTCGCCACGATGAAGTGGCTCAGCTCGTTCCACGACGCCTGGAAGCTGAGGATCGTGATGGTGATGACCGCCGGGCGCGCCATCGGCAGGACCACCGACCAGAAGGTGCGGAACGCGCCGGCGCCGTCGAGCTTGGCGGCCTCCTCCACGCTGCGGGGGATCGCGGTGAAGAAGTTCCGCATGATGAACACCCCGGCGGCGTCGGCCATGAGCGGGATGATCAGACCTGCGTAGGAGTTGTAGATCCCCAGCTGGTTCAGCACGAGGAACTTGGGGATGAGCAGCACCACGCCGGGCACCGCCATGACGGCGATGAACAGCGCCATCACCAGCGACGACCCGCGGAACTGCAGGCGTGCCAGCGCGTAGCCCGCCAGGCAGCTGAAGAAGACGCGTCCCGCGGTGACCGACAGCGCCACCACCACGCTGTTCGTGGCGGCCAGCCCGAACGGCAGGCCGGAGAAGA is a window encoding:
- a CDS encoding iron-siderophore ABC transporter substrate-binding protein; amino-acid sequence: MRRRDLLALVPASAIAAALAACSSGSTASEGASSAVPSGAAGSAGGAFPATVQTKFGDVTITAAPQRVVALGWGDAETALALGVQPVGASDWLGFGGEGVGPWAKGLYTTAPVIIETLEPSYEAIAALKPDLILDTKSSGDQARYERLSQIAKTVGVPTGGDSYLTTTGQQVELVSTALGKQAEGQQLLEELRAAFEQAAADHPQWKGRTATVATKTSNGWGAYVAAPGGEGTDPLGGRVEFMEALGFQQNPKIAALPANSGGFSVDVSTEQLDLLDADVVVAFPIFIPTTDITGDAAWNALPAVTAEHALVIDGDTSSAFSLGTTLATQYALEQLVPQLETVSP
- a CDS encoding FecCD family ABC transporter permease; the protein is MTRARRRRAALLVLAAGLVVAVWLSLAVGSRQVPVGAVVDALASALRGGSAPVGTDASVVVDQRLPRTVLGLAAGAALGVSGALVQAVTRNPLADPGILGVTAGASFAAAVAVGVLGASATGGGVWAALLGALLATVLVQLVGASAPGSGGRGSPVQLLLAGLALGAVLAGLTSALRLSDPRAFSALVVWESGNLADRGWAGLEAVWPLLAAGLVVALALAPALNAVALGDDLAQALGARVWLVRVAAVGAVALLAGGATAAAGPIAFVGLVVPHVVRWAVGPDQRWLVACCAFAAPVLLLLADVVGRVVLRPGELPAGVVTAALGAPVLVALVRRQRVPAP
- a CDS encoding FecCD family ABC transporter permease, with amino-acid sequence MSAPTALKGGRLPLVGLRVHRRPLVVGLLVAAACAALAVIALGTGDYPLTPAQVLTAALDPGAGFERTIVLEWRLPRVLAALAFGAALGASGAVFQSLTRNPLGSPDVIGFSTGAYTGALLSLTVLTGASASFSATTGSATGSTGGGVSTTVGALAGGMLTAAAVYALARVHGSVQGYRLVVVGIAATAVLHAANTYLLLRAQTEVAMAGAVWGAGSLSLVGWDDLRWALAVLVVLLPLLALLSTALRQLELGDDAAGAHGVPVERARLALVVVGVALVSVVTASTGPIAFVALAAPQVARLAMRGAGLPLTGSALVGSLLLLSADQVAQRFASGVPVGVVTVVGGGVYLLVLLLVRGRPRGRGAV
- a CDS encoding ABC transporter ATP-binding protein, translating into MSEQAGRGGQAGRGEARLRAEHLRLGYEGRVVAEDLSLVVPDGSFTAVVGPNACGKSTLLRAFSRLLRPQGGSVLLDGRVLAGYRPKEAARRIGLLPQSASAPEGITVGDLVARGRYPHQGLVRQWSAADEVAVADAMVATGVDELRDRLVEELSGGQRQRVWVAVALAQQTPLLLLDEPTTFLDIAHQVELLDLFADLHEAGTTVVAVLHDLGHAARYATHLVVVDAGDVVAAGPPADVLTAELVERVYGLACVVVPDPVTGTPLVVPRGREERRSR
- a CDS encoding aconitate hydratase; its protein translation is MSSGSTKSTSVDSFGARGELQVGSKSYELYRLSAVEGAADLPFSLKVLLENLLRTEDGANTTAEHVRALAGWDPSAEPDTEIQFTPARVVMQDFTGVPCIVDLATMREAVAELGGDPSKVNPLAPAELVIDHSVIVDVFGRQDAFERNVEIEYERNGERYQFLRWGQGAFDDFKVVPPGTGIVHQVNIEHLARVVYSRQSGDGVETVYPDTCVGTDSHTTMVNGLGVLGWGVGGIEAEAAMLGQPVSMLIPRVVGFKLTGEIPAGATATDVVLTITEQLRKHGVVGKFVEFYGEGVSAVPLANRATIGNMSPEFGSTCAIFPVDDITLDYLRLTGRSDEQVALVEAYAKEQGLWHDPKAEPRFSEKLELDLSTVVPSIAGPKRPQDRIELSASKAAFRKVLPNYVSADDDAAAGDAVDATAGTSQDEALEETFPASDAPSGSGGNGAAPVHSGGDLPTPDGRPSKKVPVSVGGGSTFDLDHGHVVIAAITSCTNTSNPFVMVGAGLLARNAVEKGLSVRPWVKTSMAPGSKVVTDYYERAGLVPYLEKLGYHLVGYGCTTCIGNSGPLPEEISAGVQEGGLAVAAVLSGNRNFEGRINPDVQLNYLASPPLVIAYALAGTMDWDPETDPIGTGSDGQQVFLEDIWPSAAEVAEVVGTSITQEMFAKDYADVFAGDERWQSLPTPDGDVFSWDGESTYVRKPPYFEGMQTEPSPVSDITGARVLAKLGDSVTTDHISPAGSIKADSPAGRYLAEHGVDRKDFNSYGSRRGNHEVMIRGTFANIRLRNQLLDDVAGGFTRDFTVEGGPQETIYDAAQHYAAQGTPLVVLGGKEYGSGSSRDWAAKGTTLLGVKAVITESFERIHRSNLIGMGVLPLQFPEGESADSLGLDGTETFDITGVTELNSGTTPRTLKVTATKEDGTVTEFDARLRIDTPGEADYYRNGGILQYVLRSLLSA
- a CDS encoding carbohydrate ABC transporter permease, with the protein product MGTTTAERSAAPAPAAQPAPRSGKRFRWTTATSYTVLAVLALVYVLPFFVQLANSLKTDAEATASPLDLVPVPPTFSAYEQLFSGLPFGLAATNSVVVALSVTAGRVFFSCLAGYALARLQFRGSSLVMALFIAVMAVPGVVLLIPKFLVLNQLGIYNSYAGLIIPLMADAAGVFIMRNFFTAIPRSVEEAAKLDGAGAFRTFWSVVLPMARPAVITITILSFQASWNELSHFIVATNSPDLITLTKLVAQLASGGQGQSNQYPLKLAAALLMTIPVAVLFFVFQKRIMASAEGAVKE